The DNA window GCTTTCGAGCTCTCCTTCAGTTGCGGCTACACCAGTTGGATGGTGTCCCCGTTCGAGGTCGCGTGGAGGTCACGGCCCAATCTGTACCCCTGACTCGAAGCAAGGTCGACGTAGCTGGCACGTGCACTCAGATTCTGGTGGGCGGGGACGATGTGCTGAGGTTGGAGCGTGTCCAGCATCGTATAGTGCCCTTCTTGTGAGAGGTGTCCGGATACGTGGACGTCGTCGTAGATGCGTGCCCCTTGCATCCCGAGCAACTGTTCGGACTGGTAGCGCTGCCCCACGTTGGTGGGTTCCGGGATGACTCGCGCACTGAAGATGACCTTGTCGCCCTCGTCGAGTTGATAGGGCGTTTCACCGCGACCCATTCGTGTGAGCATCGCGCGGGGTTCGCCCTGATGGCCCGTGACGATCGGCAGGAAGTTCTCCTTGCCCTCGTTCATGACCCGTTCGAACGTGTTGTTGATATCGTGGCGATAGCCGTACATCTTGAGGTCCTCGGGGAAATCGACGATCCCAAGACGTTGAGCCGTGCCCGAGTACTGTTCCATCGACCGGCCGAGGAGGATGGGCTCCCGGCCGATCTCCTTCGCATACTCGACGAGACTCGTTACTCGTGCGATTTGGCTGGAGAAGGTGGTGGCGACGATGCCACCCTTGTAGTCCTCCATGCTGTAGAGCACGTCCCGAACCTCCTTTCGCGCGACCTGTTCGCTCGGGGTTCGGCCCTTGCGGCCGGCGTTGGTGCAGTCCTCGATGTAACAGAGCACGCCCTCGCCCTCGCGGCCGATCTCGCGGAACCGCTTCATGTCGATCGGGTCGCCGATCACGGGCGTGTGGTCGAGACGTTTGTCGAGTCCGTAGACGATCGCGCCTTCGGGGGTGTGGAGCACGGGGTTGATCGCGTCGATGATCGAGTGGGTGACGTTGACGAACTCGAGTTCGAGCCCGTTGCCGATCTCCATCGAGTCGCCCGCGTCCATCGCGACGAGGTCGTTTTGAAGATCGAATTTGTCCTCGTCCTCGATCTCCTCTCGGACGAGTTCGAGGGTGAACGGGGATGCAACGATCGGAGCATCGTATCGATGGCCGAGCTTCGTGATAGCGCCGATGTGGTCGAGGTGACCATGTGTCGGCACGATGGCTTTGACCTCGCCGTCGAGGTCGGCCATAACGCGGTCGTCGGGGATCGCGCCCATATCGATCAGGTCGAGCGAGTGCATGCCCTCCGTCTGCACGTTGTCGTGAATCAGTACCTTCGAGAGGTTGAGCCCCATGTCGAAGACGACGATGTCGTCCCCGGCACGGACGGCCGTCATCTGGCGTCCAACCTCTTCGTAGCCGCCGATGGTTGCGATTTCGATTTCCATAGTCGGAGTCCGATCAGAGCGATCCCAGAACTCTATACAGAGAACGTCTGGTAAAGGAGAGTACGGCGTAGGACACGATGGCGAGCGATTCCCGCAAAATAGCGGTGATCGACCCGCGAGTCTAGCGCCCTTCTCGGGACAGCGCGTGTTTCGGTACGTAACGGTGTGTGGTTGAGACATAAATAGTCCGTGGAGTAGTTGGCAGCCGGATTCAGGATCCGTGTCGCCCACTTCAGGGAAGACGGTCGGGTATTCTGGAAGCATAGCTGTAGCTCCGAGATGGGTTAGTAGCCGTGGTCGGCGACCGGACACCCACTATAGACCTCTAGAAGAGAGGATGTGCTGGAACGATACGTCTGGTGAGCGTGACTCCCAGAACGAGTTCCAGAGGACCGTGAGAACACGATCGAGACCAAACGGTATACGGATGTCGTGTTCACGTTTGAGCGCGGATCGATTCCCGATCACGCTCGCTGCTCTCAGCAGGAACGAGCGAGGCCGTCTCCATAAGGCACTGCAGAACGGACGCCATCCCGATGGAGGGGCTCACGAAAGACTGGATTCAGCGCCATCAGATCCTCGTCTACGCTGTCGGCGTCCTGCTCGCGGTTTTTGCGAGTTCCGCTCAGGCCGGGTCGAGTTCCGTTCTCGAACGGCTCATCAATCCCGTTCTGGCAGTGCTCCTGTACGTGACGTTCCTCGAGGTTCCGTTCGTCGAACTTCGTCGCGCGTTCGCGAACGGTCGGTTTATGCTGACCGCGCTTGGGATGAACTTCCTCATCGTCCCGGTCATCGTCTTCGTTCTCACCCGGTTTCTCCCGCAGAACCCGGTCATCCTCGTCGGTGTGTTCATGGTTTTGCTAACCCCGTGTGTCGACTACGTCATCTCGTTCACGGAGCTCGCGAACGGCAATTCGGAGCAGGTCACGGCCGTGGCACCGGTGCTCTTACTCGCCCAGTTGCTGCTTCTTCCGGCGTATCTCTGGATGTTTATGGGGGAGCGGGTAGCGGAATTCATCCAGGCGGGGCCTTTTATCGAGGCGTTCGTCCTCATCATCGCGCTCCCACTGACGCTCGCATGGCTTACTGAAGCGGGGGCAGAACGCACCGGGATCGCGAGACGGTGGAGAGACACGATGGAGTGGTTGCCCGCTCCGATGATGGGCGCGACACTGTTCGTGGTTATTGGGTCCCAACTTCCGCGTGTCGAAAACTCGATAGGCCAGATCACCGCGGTCGTCCCCGTTTACATCGCGTTTCTCGTCGTCATGTCGCTGCTCGGATGGGTGACCGCCCGAATCGTAGAGATGGACGTGGGCGAAAGCCGTGCGCTCGTGTTCACGTCAGTTACCCGGAACTCACTGGTGATCCTACCACTTGCCCTCGCGCTACCGGCCGGATACGAACTCACTCCTGCGGTCGTCGTGACGCAAACACTCGTCGAGTTGGTCGGAATGGTCGTCCTTACCCGAGTCGTGCCCGCGTGGCTCGTTCCGGAATCGGAACCGGTAGCAGGCGATGGAGGGACGACATCATAGCTGGAAGCTGTCGCATGTTCTAGTCAGTATCGTCTCGTCTTCTTCGTCGTGATTCCCTCGAAACGGGGTCGGTCCGGGGTTGCCCAGCACCTCGTTTAGTGAGCCCCCGTGGCATAGCATCGCCTCCCCTTCTCTCCGAACTGCGCATCAACGGTCGGGATATCGGTACGGTTATGAGTAGCCCTACACCGTCCGGTGACTCTCGATCGATTCGTAAGGAAGCGGGCGCGACGGGATTTGAACCCGCGGCATCTTGGTCCGGAACCAAGTGCTCTGTCCACTGAGCTACGCGCCCTTATCGACTCATACGGGGTCGGCGGTTTAGGCGTTGTGAAAGCCGCGTGGCTCAGGGCGTTTCACGCGTTTCGAGCGTGAGGTCGGCCTTCGGGTAGCCGACACAGGTCAGGGTGTAGCCGTCGTCGAGCTCCTCGGCTTCGAGCATCTCCTGGTTGTCGTGGACCACGTAGTCCTCGGAGGGACCGTCGGCGACGTGACCGCCACACGAGAGACACTGTCCCTGTCGGCAGGCGTAGGGCATGTCCCAGCCCTGGTCCTCGCCGGCTTCGAGGAGGGTCTGGTTCTCGGGGACGTCGAGGGTCTCGCCCTCCTTCGCGTACTCGACCGAGAACACCTCGGCCTCGTCGTCCGAGATCTCGCCGGGGCTCGATGGGGCTTCGGTCGCCTCGCCCTCCGCGAGTTCGCCCTCGGCCTCGCCGCCGCCGACCGCGCCGGCCGGGGCTCCACCACCGCCGATCGAGCGGTTCATCGGTTCGGGGAAGTCGGTCTCGGGGACGCTCGCCGCCCGGCGTTCGAGCACCGACTGGGAGATGTCGTCGGGGATCGGCCGGTCGGTGCCCGAGGAGAAGTGCAAGACCACCATCACGCCGACCAACAGCAGTCCGATCGCGACACCGAGTACCTCGACCATGACCGCGCTACGAAAGCATGGTATAATTAGCTGTTGTTTGTCCCGGTCGATCGTCGTGGTGGCCTACGGGAAGACCAGCACCGTCGCGCCCTCGACGTCGAGCACCTCGACGGTCTCGCCCGCCGCCCGACGCTCCTCGACCACCGAAACCATCTCAGGGTCGAGCACCACCACCTCGCCGCCCGCATCGAGTTCGATCTCGCCGTTCTCGCGTTTCTGGCGTGCGACTTCGGCAGGATCGGCGGCTTCGAGTGCGCCCACGACCGCGCCGGCCCGGTCGCGGAACTCGGGGCCGATCTCGCTGTGGTCGGGGTCGACCGCCACGGGGGTCATCTCGACGTCGGGCTCGCCCGCGAGCACCTCGACCGGCGCGTTCACCGTCGCGGCGAGGTCGCCGGTGTCGAAGTCGGTGTCGTCGTCGGGGTAGACCTCGACGCGGTCGAGCTCGGCGTTGAGCGCCATCCCGGAGTCCGACTTCCAGGCCCGCACCGCGCTCGCCACCGCCGCGATCCGCTCGCCGCGCGCCTCCGCCGCTTCGTCGCCGTCGTCGAGGTCGGGCCACGCCGCGGCGTGAACGCTACCCGAGGTCCCCGGGAGGTGGCGGTAGGTCTCCTCGGCCAGGAACGGCGAGAACGGCGCGAGCATCCGGATCGAGGCCGAGAGGGTCGTCGCGAGCGTCTCGCGGGCGGCGGCCCCTTCCGCTGGCGTCCCCTCGTAGAGCCGGCCCTTGATCAACTCGACGTAGTCGTCGGCGAGGTCGTGCCAGACGAACTCCCGGAGGGTGCGGAGCGCCCGGTCGAACCGGTAGTCGTCCATGTCGGCCGCGACCTCGTCGGCGACCCGCGCGCACTTCGAGCGGATCCAGCGGTCGGCGTCGGTGTGGGCCGGGTCCGCTTCGTTGGTGTCGTCGAGATGCTGGCTCGCGAAGCGGGTGATGTTCCAGAGCTTCGTGAGGAAGCGCGACGCGCTCGTGACCTCCTTGGGCTGGAACTGGATGTCCGAGCCGGGCTGCCCACCGAGCGCGAGCGCCTGCCGGAAGGCGTCGGCCGAGTGGTCCTCAACGACCGCCGCCGGGCTGACGGAGTTGTCCCGGGACTTGCTCATCTTGTTGCCGTCGGCCCCCAGCACCATCCCGTTGACCAGCGCCTGCTCCCAGGGCTTCTCGCCTTCGAGCGCCGCGGTCCGGAGGATGGTGTAGAAGGCCCACGTCCGGATGATGTCGTGGCCCTGCTCGCGGAGCTGGACCGGTTCGAAGTCGGCCTCGGGCCACCCGGTGATGTAGAGCGGCGAGATGGACGAATCCATCCAGGTGTCCATCACGTCGGTCTCGCCCACCCACGCGTCCGCACCGCAGTCCGGACACGTCTCGTCGGGGGTGTCGCTCGTGGGTTCGACCGGGAGCTCGTCGGGCCCGGCGACGTACCAGTGACCACACTCCTCGCACGACCACGCCGGGATCGGCGTCGCGAAGACGCGCTGGCGACTGATCACCCAGTCCCAGTTCATCCCCTCGGTCCACTCCTCCAATCGACCGTACATGTGTTCGGGGATCCACTCGACCTCGCGGGCCTTCGAGATGATCTCGTCCTGGTCGACGCGGACGAACCACTGTTCCTTCGAGAGGATCTCGATCGGGGTGTCACACCGCCAGCACGCACCCACCGACTGCTCGACCGGCTCCTCGTCCACCAGATAGCCCTCCTTCTGGAGCGCGGTGACGATCCGCTCTTTCGCCGCGTCGAGCTCGAGCCCGCCGAACTCCTCGACGTCCTCGTCGAGCCGGCCGTCCTCCGTGACCACAGGACGAAGGTCGAGGTCGTAGGTCGCCCACCAGTCGACGTCCTGCTTGTCTCCGAAGGTCGAGATCATCACCGCGCCCGTACCGAAGTCGCCGTCGACCTCCTCGTCGGCGATGAGTTCGACCTCCTGGCCGAAGACCGGGATCTCGAACGTCTCACCTACTCTATCGACGTAGCGCTCGTCGTCCGGGCTGACCGCGACCCCGACGACGGCCGGGAGGAGTTCGGGTCGGGTCGTCGCGATCTCGATCGCCTCGCCCTCGACGCCGGGGAAGCGCACCGTCGAGAGCGTCCCCTTCGAGTCGATCGCCTCGACCTCGGCGTCGGCGATCGCGGTCTCGCACCGCGGACACCAGTTCACGGGGTGTTCGTCGCGGTGGACGTAGCCGTCGTCGTGCATCTCGACGAACGAGCGCTGGGTCGTCCCCCAGTACTCCGGATCCATCGTCCGGAACTCCTGGTCCCAGTCCTGGGAGAACCCGAGCTCCCCCATCATCTCCTTCATGCCCGCGATCTGGTCCTCCGTGTGCTCGATACAGAGCTCGCGGAACTCCTCGCGCGGGACCTCCGTCCGGTGGATGTCGTTGTTCTCCTCGACCTTCACTTCGGTCGGCAATCCGTGGCAGTCCCAGCCCTGCGGAAACGAGACGTTCTCGCCGAGCATCCGGTGATATCGGGCGGCGAAATCCATGTAGCTCCACCCGAGCGCGTGCCCGATGTGGAGGTCGCCCGTGGGGTAGGGTGGCGGCGTGTCGATGACGTACTCGGTGTCGGAGCTCTCCGCTTCGTGACGATACAGGTCGGCGTCGGCCCACGCCTCGCGCCACTTGGCTTCGAGGGCGGCCGGGTCGTAGCTCTCAGATAGCTCTGTCATTGGTGGATTTGGATGGTCGCGGCCCGATAATCGTACCGAAAACTCGCGCGGTGGTCAGCGACGTACTACCGACGGGGTCACGCTCATAGCAGGAGTTGGGTTCGTTCGGCGTATAAACGTTCGCGTTCGAGGGATCGAGCCTCGGGTCCCGTCGTCGTACGTAAGTGGTCATCAATCATTACCGTGTGCGACCCCAGTCGATCCCATGAGTACCCTGTTCCGCCTCCTCGTCGCGGCGTTCGTCTGCATCGCGCCGACCGCGCTGTTCCTCGGGCTCTGGCACGGTCTCCAGCGGATGCAGAACGGCGAACTCGTCGAACGTGTCGCCACGAATCAGGGCGTGACCGTCGAGGACCTGATCCCCGGAGCCAACCCCTACGGATCACGCGACCTCGATTCGACCGACCGATACACGATCCCGCCGGACCACGACCGACGGCCGTAGCGGCCGATTCGGAGAGCAGTTCGAGGGCGGACCCCCGGCCGCGGGGATCACAATTCCTACCTTTACCCCCGGTGAGAGGCGACTATGCAACTCGGGGTTATCGGACTCGGGCGGATGGGACGGATCGTCGCCGACCGGGCGCTCGACGCGGGTCACGAGGTCGTCGCCTTCGACGTGGACGCGGAGGCCGTCGCGGCCGTCGCCGACGCGGGGGCCGACCCCGCCGGCTCGCTGGCCGACTTCGTCGAGCAGTTGGGAACCGAAAAGCGGATCTGGTTGATGGTGCCCGCGGGCGACGCCATCGACGCCGCGCTCGCGGACCTCGAACCCCACCTCGACGACGAGGACGTCGTGGTCGACGGCGGCAACTCCCACTTCGAGGATTCGACGCGCCGCGCCGAAACCACTCCCGCAGCCTATCTCGACTGTGGAACCTCGGGCGGACCCGCGAGCGCGGAGGCCGGCTTTTCACTCATGATCGGCGGGCCGGAGTGGGCCTACGACGAACTCACGCCCGTCTTCGACGCGGTGGCTACCGGCCCCGC is part of the Halococcus hamelinensis 100A6 genome and encodes:
- the gnd gene encoding phosphogluconate dehydrogenase (NAD(+)-dependent, decarboxylating) produces the protein MQLGVIGLGRMGRIVADRALDAGHEVVAFDVDAEAVAAVADAGADPAGSLADFVEQLGTEKRIWLMVPAGDAIDAALADLEPHLDDEDVVVDGGNSHFEDSTRRAETTPAAYLDCGTSGGPASAEAGFSLMIGGPEWAYDELTPVFDAVATGPAGHARMGPAGSGHYVKMVHNGVEYALMEAYGEGFELLSDGRYDLDLESVARTWNNGAVIRSWLLELCEEAFAEEGSDLGTVADRVEGGSTGTWTVQEALSQEVPVPLIYTALAERFGSRAANGRFARRLANRLRYGFGRHEVARSE
- a CDS encoding valine--tRNA ligase — encoded protein: MTELSESYDPAALEAKWREAWADADLYRHEAESSDTEYVIDTPPPYPTGDLHIGHALGWSYMDFAARYHRMLGENVSFPQGWDCHGLPTEVKVEENNDIHRTEVPREEFRELCIEHTEDQIAGMKEMMGELGFSQDWDQEFRTMDPEYWGTTQRSFVEMHDDGYVHRDEHPVNWCPRCETAIADAEVEAIDSKGTLSTVRFPGVEGEAIEIATTRPELLPAVVGVAVSPDDERYVDRVGETFEIPVFGQEVELIADEEVDGDFGTGAVMISTFGDKQDVDWWATYDLDLRPVVTEDGRLDEDVEEFGGLELDAAKERIVTALQKEGYLVDEEPVEQSVGACWRCDTPIEILSKEQWFVRVDQDEIISKAREVEWIPEHMYGRLEEWTEGMNWDWVISRQRVFATPIPAWSCEECGHWYVAGPDELPVEPTSDTPDETCPDCGADAWVGETDVMDTWMDSSISPLYITGWPEADFEPVQLREQGHDIIRTWAFYTILRTAALEGEKPWEQALVNGMVLGADGNKMSKSRDNSVSPAAVVEDHSADAFRQALALGGQPGSDIQFQPKEVTSASRFLTKLWNITRFASQHLDDTNEADPAHTDADRWIRSKCARVADEVAADMDDYRFDRALRTLREFVWHDLADDYVELIKGRLYEGTPAEGAAARETLATTLSASIRMLAPFSPFLAEETYRHLPGTSGSVHAAAWPDLDDGDEAAEARGERIAAVASAVRAWKSDSGMALNAELDRVEVYPDDDTDFDTGDLAATVNAPVEVLAGEPDVEMTPVAVDPDHSEIGPEFRDRAGAVVGALEAADPAEVARQKRENGEIELDAGGEVVVLDPEMVSVVEERRAAGETVEVLDVEGATVLVFP
- a CDS encoding 2Fe-2S iron-sulfur cluster-binding protein, encoding MVEVLGVAIGLLLVGVMVVLHFSSGTDRPIPDDISQSVLERRAASVPETDFPEPMNRSIGGGGAPAGAVGGGEAEGELAEGEATEAPSSPGEISDDEAEVFSVEYAKEGETLDVPENQTLLEAGEDQGWDMPYACRQGQCLSCGGHVADGPSEDYVVHDNQEMLEAEELDDGYTLTCVGYPKADLTLETRETP
- a CDS encoding RNase J family beta-CASP ribonuclease, whose product is MEIEIATIGGYEEVGRQMTAVRAGDDIVVFDMGLNLSKVLIHDNVQTEGMHSLDLIDMGAIPDDRVMADLDGEVKAIVPTHGHLDHIGAITKLGHRYDAPIVASPFTLELVREEIEDEDKFDLQNDLVAMDAGDSMEIGNGLELEFVNVTHSIIDAINPVLHTPEGAIVYGLDKRLDHTPVIGDPIDMKRFREIGREGEGVLCYIEDCTNAGRKGRTPSEQVARKEVRDVLYSMEDYKGGIVATTFSSQIARVTSLVEYAKEIGREPILLGRSMEQYSGTAQRLGIVDFPEDLKMYGYRHDINNTFERVMNEGKENFLPIVTGHQGEPRAMLTRMGRGETPYQLDEGDKVIFSARVIPEPTNVGQRYQSEQLLGMQGARIYDDVHVSGHLSQEGHYTMLDTLQPQHIVPAHQNLSARASYVDLASSQGYRLGRDLHATSNGDTIQLV
- a CDS encoding arsenic resistance protein — encoded protein: MEGLTKDWIQRHQILVYAVGVLLAVFASSAQAGSSSVLERLINPVLAVLLYVTFLEVPFVELRRAFANGRFMLTALGMNFLIVPVIVFVLTRFLPQNPVILVGVFMVLLTPCVDYVISFTELANGNSEQVTAVAPVLLLAQLLLLPAYLWMFMGERVAEFIQAGPFIEAFVLIIALPLTLAWLTEAGAERTGIARRWRDTMEWLPAPMMGATLFVVIGSQLPRVENSIGQITAVVPVYIAFLVVMSLLGWVTARIVEMDVGESRALVFTSVTRNSLVILPLALALPAGYELTPAVVVTQTLVELVGMVVLTRVVPAWLVPESEPVAGDGGTTS